The following are from one region of the Macaca thibetana thibetana isolate TM-01 chromosome 2, ASM2454274v1, whole genome shotgun sequence genome:
- the MYD88 gene encoding myeloid differentiation primary response protein MyD88 isoform X2, whose translation MRPDRAEAPGQPAMAAGGPGTEPAAPVSSTSSLPLAALNMRVRRRLSLFLNVRTQVAADWTALAEEMDFEYLEIRQLETHADPTGRLLDAWQGRPGASVGRLLELLTKLGRDDVLLELGPSIEEDCQKYILKQQQEEAEKPLQVAAVDSSVPRTAELAGITTLDDPLGHMPERFDAFICYCPSDIQFVQEMIRQLEQTNYRLKLCVSDRDVLPGTCVWSIASAAGWWWLSLMITCRARNVTSRPNLHSASLQVPIRSD comes from the exons ATGCGACCCGACCGCGCCGAGGCTCCAGGACAGCCCGCCATGGCTGCAGGAGGTCCCGGCACTGAGCCTGCGGCCCCGGTCTCCTCCACATCCTCCCTTCCCCTGGCTGCTCTCAACATGCGAGTGCGGCGCCGCCTATCTCTGTTCTTGAACGTGCGGACACAGGTGGCGGCCGACTGGACCGCGCTGGCGGAGGAGATGGACTTTGAGTACTTGGAGATCCGGCAACTGGAGACGCACGCCGACCCCACTGGCAGGCTGCTGGACGCCTGGCAGGGACGCCCTGGCGCCTCGGTAGGCCGACTGCTGGAGCTGCTTACCAAGCTGGGCCGCGACGACGTGCTGCTGGAGCTGGGACCCAGCATTG AGGAAGATTGCCAAAAGTATATCttgaagcagcagcaggaggaggctgagaagccTTTACAGGTGGCCGCTGTAGACAGCAGTGTCCCACGGACAGCAGAACTGGCGGGCATCACCACACTTGACGACCCCCTGG GGCATATGCCTGAGCGTTTCGATGCCTTCATCTGCTATTGCCCCAGCGACATCCAGTTTGTGCAGGAGATGATCCGGCAACTGGAACAGACAAACTATCGACTGAAGTTGTGTGTGTCTGACCGTGATGTCCTGCCTGGCACCTGTGTCTGGTCCATTGCTA GTGCCGCCGGATGGTGGTGGTTGTCTCTGATGATTACCTGCAGAGCAAGGAATGTGACTTCCAGACCAAATTTGCACTCAGCCTCTCTCCAG GTGCCCATCAGAAGCGACTGA
- the MYD88 gene encoding myeloid differentiation primary response protein MyD88 isoform X1: protein MRPDRAEAPGQPAMAAGGPGTEPAAPVSSTSSLPLAALNMRVRRRLSLFLNVRTQVAADWTALAEEMDFEYLEIRQLETHADPTGRLLDAWQGRPGASVGRLLELLTKLGRDDVLLELGPSIEEDCQKYILKQQQEEAEKPLQVAAVDSSVPRTAELAGITTLDDPLGHMPERFDAFICYCPSDIQFVQEMIRQLEQTNYRLKLCVSDRDVLPGTCVWSIASELIEKRCRRMVVVVSDDYLQSKECDFQTKFALSLSPGAHQKRLIPIKYKAMKKEFPSILRFITVCDYTNPCTKSWFWTRLAKALSLP from the exons ATGCGACCCGACCGCGCCGAGGCTCCAGGACAGCCCGCCATGGCTGCAGGAGGTCCCGGCACTGAGCCTGCGGCCCCGGTCTCCTCCACATCCTCCCTTCCCCTGGCTGCTCTCAACATGCGAGTGCGGCGCCGCCTATCTCTGTTCTTGAACGTGCGGACACAGGTGGCGGCCGACTGGACCGCGCTGGCGGAGGAGATGGACTTTGAGTACTTGGAGATCCGGCAACTGGAGACGCACGCCGACCCCACTGGCAGGCTGCTGGACGCCTGGCAGGGACGCCCTGGCGCCTCGGTAGGCCGACTGCTGGAGCTGCTTACCAAGCTGGGCCGCGACGACGTGCTGCTGGAGCTGGGACCCAGCATTG AGGAAGATTGCCAAAAGTATATCttgaagcagcagcaggaggaggctgagaagccTTTACAGGTGGCCGCTGTAGACAGCAGTGTCCCACGGACAGCAGAACTGGCGGGCATCACCACACTTGACGACCCCCTGG GGCATATGCCTGAGCGTTTCGATGCCTTCATCTGCTATTGCCCCAGCGACATCCAGTTTGTGCAGGAGATGATCCGGCAACTGGAACAGACAAACTATCGACTGAAGTTGTGTGTGTCTGACCGTGATGTCCTGCCTGGCACCTGTGTCTGGTCCATTGCTAGTGAACTCATCGAAAAGAG GTGCCGCCGGATGGTGGTGGTTGTCTCTGATGATTACCTGCAGAGCAAGGAATGTGACTTCCAGACCAAATTTGCACTCAGCCTCTCTCCAG GTGCCCATCAGAAGCGACTGATCCCCATCAAGTACAAGGCAATGAAGAAAGAGTTCCCCAGCATCCTGAGGTTCATCACTGTCTGCGATTACACCAACCCCTGCACCAAATCTTGGTTCTGGACTCGCCTTGCCAAGGCCTTGTCCCTGCCCTGA